A stretch of Brassica napus cultivar Da-Ae chromosome C6, Da-Ae, whole genome shotgun sequence DNA encodes these proteins:
- the LOC106398626 gene encoding uncharacterized protein LOC106398626, whose translation MLLGISLWGKWIKIYRLKKKSFWEVKATTQARSWMWRKLLKLREVAKNFCKKEVGNGRHISFWFDNWSNKWVLFDILGERGIIDMGFRKEATLEEAVMNNRKRRKHRSVVLNEIEAELIAVKEKISHNVMDVNLWKRKLGFKAEFSSHETWLLLRESYAQCPWERGVWFSMATPKFAFITWLAMLDRLSTMDRISSWSQGVDTTCALCKNATETRNHLFLSVVGALNAWYSAKQSH comes from the coding sequence ATGTTATTGGGTATATCGTTATGGGGTAAATGGATCAAGATTTATCGTCTTAAAAAGAAGAGTTTCTGGGAAGTTAAGGCTACAACACAAGCAAGGTCTTGGATGTGGAGAAAATTATTGAAACTAAGGGAGGTTGCGAAAAATTTCTGTAAGAAAGAGGTGGGTAATGGTCGCCATATTTCGTTTTGGTTTGATAATTGGTCTAATAAATGGGTGCTCTTTGATATATTGGGAGAAAGAGGTATTATTGACATGGGTTTTAGGAAAGAGGCTACATTGGAGGAAGCTGTAATGAATAacaggaagagaagaaaacatagATCTGTGGTTCTTAATGAAATTGAAGCTGAGCTGATAGCTGTTAAGGAGAAGATTAGTCACAATGTGATGGATGTGAATTTATGGAAGAGGAAGTTGGGGTTCAAAGCTGAATTTTCGTCTCATGAGACTTGGCTGCTGTTGCGGGAATCCTATGCCCAATGTCCTTGGGAAAGAGGTGTTTGGTTCTCGATGGCCACACCAAAGTTCGCATTCATTACTTGGCTGGCAATGTTGGACAGGTTATCAACTATGGATAGAATCTCCAGTTGGAGCCAGGGAGTGGACACTACTTGTGCGTTGTGTAAGAATGCCACAGAGACTAGAAACCACCTATTCCTTTCAGTTGTGGGAGCACTTAACGCTTGGTATTCTGCGAAGCAATCACACTAA
- the LOC106401907 gene encoding probable protein phosphatase 2C 12 yields the protein MSTKGEHHTVPLSVLLKRESANEKIDNPELVHGQFNQSKKGEDFTFVKTECQRVTGDDGVTTFSVFGLFDGHNGSAAAIYTKENLLNNVLAAIPSDLNRDEWVAALPRALVAGFVKTDKDFQERARTSGTTVTFVIVEGWVVSVASVGDSRCILEPAEGGVYHLSADHRLEINEEERDRVTASGGEVGRLNTGGGTEIGPLRCWPGGLCLSRSIGDLDVGEYIVPVPYVKQVKLSSAGGRLIISSDGVWDAISAEEALDCCRGLPPEASAEQIVKAAVGKKGIRDDTTCIVVDILPSEKPAASLPPPKKQGKGIIKSMFKRKSSGSSSNTEKEYLEPDEVEELFEEGSAMLSERLDTKYPLCNMFKLFMCAVCQVEVKPGEGVSIHAGTANCPKLRPWDGPFLCASCQEKKDAMEGKRSSGDRHSSESD from the exons ATGTCAACTAAAGGAGAACATCATACAGTTCCACTTTCCGTTTTGCTCAAGCGTGAATCAGCTAATGAAAAGATAGACAATCCTGAGCTTGTACACGGCCAGTTTAACCAGAGCAAGAAAGGAGAGGACTTTACTTTTGTTAAAACTGAGTGCCAGAGGGTCACGGGAGATGATGGCGTTACTACCTTCTCTGTTTTCGGG CTTTTTGATGGGCACAATGGTTCTGCAGCAGCTATATACACCAAGGAGAACCTTCTTAACAATGTATTAGCTGCAATACCCTCTGATCTCAACAGAGATGAGTGGGTTGCGGCACTTCCTAGGGCTTTGGTTGCAGGATTTGTCAAAACTGATAAAGATTTCCAGGAAAGAG CTAGAACCTCTGGAACAACCGTAACTTTTGTCATTGTAGAAGGTTGGGTGGTGAGTGTTGCATCTGTAGGTGACTCTCGTTGCATACTTGAGCCTGCTGAAGGTGGTGTCTATCATTTATCTGCTGATCATCGGCTCGAAATAAACGAAGAAGA GCGAGATCGCGTCACTGCAAGTGGTGGTGAAGTTGGTCGGTTAAATACTGGTGGTGGTACTGAG ATTGGCCCTCTGAGATGTTGGCCGGGTGGTCTCTGTCTCTCAAGATCCATTGGAGATCTGGATGTTGGCGAATACATTGTTCCAGTTCCTTATGTGAAGCAAGTCAAG TTGTCTTCAGCTGGTGGTCGACTTATCATCTCAAGTGATGGTGTGTGGGATGCAATTAGCGCAGAAGAGGCTCTTGATTGTTGCCGGGGCTTGCCACCTGAAGCTTCGGCTGAGCAAATTGTTAAA GCAGCTGTGGGGAAGAAAGGTATTCGAGATGATACAACATGTATTGTCGTTGATATACTACCATCAGAAAAACCAGCTGCTTCCCTACCGCCTCCGAAAAAGCAAGGAAAAGGAATAATAAAGTCCATGTTCAAAAGAAAATCTTCGGGCTCATCTTCTAATACTGAGAAAGAGTATCTTGAacctgatgaagttgaagaACTGTTTGAAGAAGGCTCTGCTATGCTTTCAGAGAG ATTAGACACAAAGTACCCGCTCTGCAATATGTTTAAGTTGTTCATGTGTGCTGTGTGTCAAGTAGAAGTGAAACCTGGAGAAGGTGTTTCGATACATGCTGGAACGGCTAATTGCCCAAAGCTTCGTCCTTGGGATGGTCCATTCCTTTGCGCAAGTTGCCAAGAGAAGAAAGACGCTATGGAAGGGAAACGATCATCAGGAG ATAGACATAGTAGTGAGAGCGACTAG